The segment TCTCTGAATATCGTGTAGGTGTGAATTCAATAATTTGATACTCTGCCAAGTTGTGCACATTAAAAGGGTCTTCTGCTAATATTGTTTTAAGTGCACTTCTATTTTCTGCTTTAGCGAGCATAATACCACCGGAGCGTGGATTCTGTGTGCCCGATGTAATAAATACGCCTTTTGTATATAAGTGGTCAAGGAAGTTTAGATGGGCAGAGCGATATTCATCAATGGTTTCTATTGGCACAATATATCGTAAAATAACGACAAAAATATTTTTCATTTTGCAAGATCCTTTTTGATACTATTGGATGATTGTATCAAACTCTATCCATTCTCAAAACAGAAGATGAATATAGGGGCTGTTGACATTTTGCTGACCTAGGTACTGCTACGTCCCGCGGACAAGCCCTGACTCTTCTACACAAGTTGACTATAAGCATAGTAACTGTCTTTTTCTTCGTTCGCAAAGCGA is part of the Candidatus Berkiella cookevillensis genome and harbors:
- a CDS encoding YciI family protein; protein product: MKNIFVVILRYIVPIETIDEYRSAHLNFLDHLYTKGVFITSGTQNPRSGGIMLAKAENRSALKTILAEDPFNVHNLAEYQIIEFTPTRYSEKFKAILDETQ